In the genome of Desulfofarcimen acetoxidans DSM 771, one region contains:
- a CDS encoding transposase, whose amino-acid sequence MFKKQVKKVCQTYKNASELEKQRIHVFSTDEKTGIQAIGHLNPTLPMKPGQIERCEQEYKRYGTSGLITTRNIVTGEIVAPLIQPTRTEEDLIKHLRDVVAIDPKARYIFIMDQLNTHKSESLVCFVAEQSCIVELS is encoded by the coding sequence TTGTTCAAAAAACAGGTAAAAAAAGTATGTCAAACATATAAAAACGCATCAGAACTTGAAAAACAAAGGATACATGTTTTTAGTACAGATGAGAAAACCGGTATACAAGCAATTGGACATCTTAATCCAACATTGCCAATGAAACCGGGACAAATCGAAAGATGTGAACAAGAATACAAAAGGTATGGCACATCCGGATTAATCACTACACGAAACATTGTTACAGGAGAAATTGTTGCACCACTTATTCAACCCACAAGAACGGAAGAAGACTTAATAAAGCACTTACGAGATGTGGTAGCAATTGATCCTAAAGCAAGGTATATTTTTATTATGGATCAGCTTAACACTCATAAATCAGAATCCTTAGTCTGTTTTGTAGCAGAGCAATCTTGTATAGTGGAATTGTCATAG
- a CDS encoding sensor histidine kinase: MFKNVRLLIISTILMETLLIVLMNQQIFLSKDINDLKMFLPFLNLVDLILSGLVIFSIKGLEENTKKVMEFNLLKSHLLQVEELLNILQTQKHEHSRHIQTIQAMLYLEEVDKAIEYIEGIAESYRYTEEIVYVGHPAITALLNSKRKVAETKKIDFAFSVKCDIANMDVHPWDLCSILGNLLDNALEAALQDHVDHRASLEIKHEDDNYVLYVHNTGPKISKSVKQQLFTAAYTTKESEASGYGLYLVKKLVDRYRGKIDVISGEGTTFIVYLPDRGRGIDDKSICSENCCNHGSSITG, translated from the coding sequence TTGTTTAAAAATGTTAGATTGCTTATTATTTCTACTATACTCATGGAAACTCTTTTAATTGTACTTATGAATCAACAAATATTTCTATCCAAGGATATCAATGATTTAAAGATGTTTTTACCATTTTTAAATTTAGTAGATTTAATATTGAGCGGTCTCGTTATTTTTTCAATCAAAGGTCTTGAAGAGAATACCAAGAAGGTTATGGAATTTAACCTTTTGAAATCGCACCTCCTGCAGGTGGAAGAGCTGTTGAATATTTTGCAAACCCAAAAACATGAACACAGCAGACATATCCAGACTATACAGGCAATGTTGTACCTGGAAGAAGTGGATAAAGCCATAGAATATATCGAAGGTATAGCGGAGAGTTATAGATATACGGAAGAAATAGTTTACGTAGGCCATCCTGCCATTACGGCTCTTTTAAACAGTAAGCGAAAAGTAGCTGAGACCAAGAAAATTGACTTTGCTTTTTCTGTAAAATGTGATATTGCAAATATGGATGTGCATCCTTGGGATCTGTGCAGTATATTGGGTAACCTTCTGGATAATGCCTTGGAGGCTGCACTTCAGGATCATGTGGATCACCGAGCATCTTTAGAAATAAAACATGAAGATGATAATTATGTGCTATATGTTCATAATACTGGGCCAAAGATCTCAAAAAGTGTTAAGCAACAGTTGTTTACAGCAGCCTACACTACCAAGGAATCCGAAGCTAGCGGATACGGCTTGTACCTGGTTAAAAAACTGGTGGACAGGTACCGAGGAAAAATTGATGTAATATCGGGGGAAGGGACAACATTTATTGTATATCTTCCTGATAGGGGTAGAGGGATAGATGATAAAAGCATTTGCTCAGAAAATTGCTGTAATCATGGGAGTTCTATTACAGGTTGA
- a CDS encoding LytR/AlgR family response regulator transcription factor: MVSILLLEDEHYTRRFLKKLVSENPLVDRIIDTASGKEAINIASEHNPNIILLDIELNPEEKLSGIQVAKTIYDFNPETYFVFITGYSQYAIESFAVHPYDYILKPVKKGKVNEIISSLADKIKKRNATRNNSEKIMIKVNNEIIMITLSDIIFIEKNGKFNLIHARNNIYKIHQTLGELEDKLGENFLRVHKSFIANIEKVVRIREVGNRSYEVGFDGYDKVALMSRYKFEKHKHRFIPL, encoded by the coding sequence ATGGTAAGTATTTTACTTCTAGAAGATGAGCATTACACTAGGAGGTTTCTTAAGAAGTTGGTATCTGAGAATCCTTTAGTAGATCGGATTATCGACACTGCGAGCGGTAAAGAAGCAATCAATATTGCTAGCGAACATAACCCTAACATTATACTATTGGATATAGAGCTGAACCCTGAAGAAAAGTTAAGCGGCATACAAGTTGCAAAAACAATATATGATTTTAATCCTGAAACATATTTTGTTTTTATAACCGGATATTCCCAGTATGCAATTGAATCATTCGCTGTCCATCCGTATGATTATATTCTCAAACCGGTGAAGAAAGGTAAAGTCAACGAAATCATAAGTAGCCTTGCAGATAAGATAAAAAAAAGAAATGCTACCAGGAATAATTCTGAAAAAATAATGATTAAGGTTAATAATGAAATAATTATGATAACCTTGAGTGACATCATATTTATTGAGAAGAATGGCAAATTTAACTTGATTCATGCCCGAAACAATATTTACAAGATACATCAAACACTGGGTGAACTGGAGGATAAACTTGGAGAGAATTTTCTCAGAGTTCATAAATCGTTCATAGCAAATATAGAAAAAGTTGTAAGAATCAGGGAAGTTGGTAACAGGTCGTACGAGGTTGGTTTTGACGGATATGATAAGGTTGCCTTAATGAGTCGGTATAAATTTGAGAAGCACAAACATCGTTTTATTCCTCTGTAA
- a CDS encoding AgrD family cyclic lactone autoinducer peptide — MFRKFAVMMVHVMSSVLAFVAHTEVSPNSWFITYKPDIPESLKNKD; from the coding sequence ATGTTTAGAAAGTTTGCAGTGATGATGGTTCATGTTATGTCCTCAGTGTTAGCCTTTGTTGCCCACACTGAGGTAAGTCCGAATAGCTGGTTTATCACTTATAAACCAGACATACCGGAGAGTCTAAAAAACAAGGACTGA
- a CDS encoding accessory gene regulator B family protein has product MIKAFAQKIAVIMGVLLQVEQDRLEIFSYGLEIILGTFAQLALLLSLIMDTFITIMVCLIAFASLCYYRGGTHLNTYYGCLTVGISLCFLAWAN; this is encoded by the coding sequence ATGATAAAAGCATTTGCTCAGAAAATTGCTGTAATCATGGGAGTTCTATTACAGGTTGAACAGGATAGGTTGGAAATTTTTTCTTATGGGTTGGAAATTATACTCGGAACATTTGCGCAACTAGCTTTATTATTATCTTTAATTATGGATACCTTCATAACGATCATGGTGTGCCTGATAGCTTTTGCATCGTTATGCTATTACAGAGGAGGTACCCACTTAAACACGTATTATGGATGTTTGACAGTTGGTATCTCTCTTTGTTTCTTGGCCTGGGCAAACTAG